A part of Anolis sagrei isolate rAnoSag1 chromosome 3, rAnoSag1.mat, whole genome shotgun sequence genomic DNA contains:
- the PSAP gene encoding prosaposin, translating to MRCFVASLVLLGSLASALSSPLFLQKDCTKGPEVWCRNVQTASHCNAIKHCRQTVWNKPTVKSIPCDLCKEIVAVAGKVLKDNATENDIYAYLTKACEFIPDPGLVSQCKEMVEAYLPNILDMLKEELDNPEVVCSSLTLCQSLQKHLAEIKLQKQLQTNKIPELDFSELASPFMANVPLLLYPQDKPKPKSQGGGDVCKDCVQLITDIQEAVKSNATFVNSLIEHAVEECDRLGPAFVDTCKSYVSQYSDLAIQMMMHMQPQDICQMIGFCSSVKSVPLQTLVPAKAISPAKVEPVETSLSQRETFSLCEACTIMVEEVTSLLESNKTEEEMVYGMEKVCSVLPQQFRDECRDFVDIYGKSLIDMLLEATDPKVVCERLGCCGSKVLPAEKLVPVKSQVGGLCDVCKMVVAYADKELAKNATAAEIEAFLERVCHYLPESVSDQCVQFVDQYEPIVVQLLAEMMDPGFVCSKLGVCEKSTQHLLGSEFCVRGPGYWCKNMDTALQCNAVEHCKHHVWN from the exons CATTGTCAAGTCCTCTCTTCCTGCAAAAGGATTGTACAAAAGGTCCTGAGGTATGGTGTCGAAACGTGCAAACTGCATCTCATTGCAATGCAATTAAACATTGTCGACAGACTGTCTGGAACAAGCCCACAGTG AAAAGCATCCCTTGTGATTTGTGTAAAGAAATCGTAGCTGTAGCTGGAAAAGTCTTGAAAGACAATGCCACTGAG AATGACATCTATGCCTACTTGACTAAGGCCTGTGAATTCATTCCTGATCCAGGCCTTGTATCTCAGTGCAAGGAAATGGTGGAAGCTTACTTGCCAAACATTCTGGATATGCTCAAGGAGGAGCTG GATAATCCTGAAGTTGTATGCAGTTCACTGACATTGTGTCAGTCTCTTCAGAAGCACTTGGCCGAAATAAAACTGCAGAAACAGCTTCAGACTAACAAGATCCCTGAACTAGACTTCTCTGAACTGGCGTCTCCTTTCATGGCTAATGTGCCACTTCTCCTTTACCCCCAGGACAAACCTAAGCCAAAATCTCAG GGAGGTGGGGATGTATGCAAAGACTGTGTTCAGTTAATAACTGACATCCAGGAAGCTGTGAAAAGCAATGCAACATTTGTGAATTCTCTGATTGAACATGCCGTGGAGGAGTGTGACCGCTTGGGCCCAGCTTTTGTAGATACG TGCAAGTCCTACGTCtcccagtattcagatttggctaTCCAGATGATGATGCACATG CAACCACAGGATATTTGCCAGATGATTGGATTCTGTTCTTCTGTGAAATCTGTGCCTCTCCAAACTCTGGTGCCCGCAAAAGCCATCTCTCCAGCAAAGGTAGAACCAGTTGAG ACCAGCCTGAGTCAAAGGGAAACTTTCTCTCTGTGTGAAGCATGCACAATTATGGTGGAAGAAGTGACCAGTCTTCTGGAAAGCAATAAGACAGAG GAAGAAATGGTATATGGGATGGAGAAGGTGTGTTCTGTACTACCTCAACAATTCCGGGATGAGTGCCGGGACTTTGTGGATATCTATGGGAAGTCTCTTATCGACATGCTTTTGGAAGCAACAGACCCAAAAGTTGTATGTGAGAGGTTGGGATGCTGTGGAAGCAAGGTTTTGCCTGCTG AAAAGCTTGTTCCAGTGAAGTCACAAGTTGGGGGTCTTTGTGACGTGTGCAAGATGGTTGTAGCTTATGCAGATAAAGAGTTGGCAAAGAATGCTACTGCTGCTGAGATTGAAGCTTTTCTGGAAAGAGTCTGCCACTACTTGCCCGAATCTGTCAGTGATCAG tgCGTACAGTTTGTGGATCAATATGAGCCAATAGTTGTGCAGCTCTTGGCAGAAATGATGGACCCTGGTTTTGTGTGTAGT AAACTTGGCGTTTGTGAGAAATCGACACAGCACCTTTTGGGATCAGAGTTTTGTGTCCGTGGACCTGGTTATTGGTGTAAAAACATGGACACGGCATTGCAGTGTAAT GCTGTTGAACACTGCAAGCATCATGTGTGGAACTAG